The following proteins are co-located in the uncultured Draconibacterium sp. genome:
- a CDS encoding sigma-54 dependent transcriptional regulator, with protein sequence MSEKPYLIFVVEDNEWYNRLLVHQLSLNPDYQIVSFTNGKDCIDNLDKEPDVITLDYRLPDMKGLEVLKKIKAVNDDIQVILISEQNEIDVVVELLKYGAYDYIVKSNEIRERLLNTVNNIRKGDKLKKEIVSLRKEVKKKYSYENTIVGSSPATQKIYDLIDKATRTNISVAVTGETGTGKELVAKAIHYNSNRSGKPFVAVNMAAIPKDLVESELFGHEKGAFTGANFRRIGKFEEASGGTLFLDEVAEMDISLQTRLLRVLQEKEIVRVGSNTPVKVDCRIIVATNRNFQNEVKNGNFRQDLYYRIYGLPIELPPLRERGNDLFILATHFVKTFCAENKLPLKTLASDAVSKLRAYSFPGNIRELRSIIELAVTLSDGNEIPGSNIILGNDDLLPEVMDGEVSLREYNLRIVKKYLEKYDNNIKLVAQKLDIGTATIYRMLKE encoded by the coding sequence ATGAGCGAAAAACCGTATTTGATTTTTGTAGTTGAAGACAACGAGTGGTACAATCGTTTGTTGGTGCATCAATTGTCCTTAAATCCCGATTATCAGATAGTATCCTTTACAAACGGTAAAGATTGTATTGATAATCTGGATAAAGAACCCGATGTAATTACTCTGGATTACCGCTTGCCGGATATGAAAGGTTTGGAGGTTTTAAAGAAAATTAAGGCGGTAAACGATGACATTCAGGTTATTCTTATTTCTGAGCAAAATGAAATTGATGTAGTTGTTGAATTGCTGAAATATGGTGCATACGACTACATTGTTAAATCGAACGAAATTCGCGAAAGACTTCTGAACACTGTAAACAACATCCGAAAAGGCGATAAGCTAAAAAAGGAAATTGTAAGTCTGCGTAAAGAAGTTAAGAAGAAATACAGTTACGAAAATACAATTGTAGGCAGCAGCCCGGCCACACAAAAAATATACGATTTAATAGACAAAGCTACCCGTACAAACATTTCGGTAGCGGTTACCGGCGAAACCGGAACGGGTAAGGAATTGGTGGCAAAAGCCATTCATTACAATTCAAATCGTTCGGGTAAACCATTTGTTGCGGTAAATATGGCTGCAATTCCAAAAGATTTGGTTGAAAGCGAATTGTTTGGCCACGAAAAGGGAGCATTTACAGGTGCCAATTTTCGGCGCATAGGAAAGTTTGAAGAGGCGAGTGGGGGCACGCTCTTTTTAGACGAAGTTGCCGAGATGGATATTTCGCTTCAAACCCGTCTGCTGCGCGTTCTGCAGGAAAAAGAAATAGTTCGTGTAGGAAGCAACACCCCTGTAAAAGTTGATTGCCGGATAATTGTTGCTACAAATCGCAATTTTCAGAATGAGGTAAAAAACGGAAATTTCAGACAGGATTTATATTATCGCATTTACGGATTACCCATTGAATTGCCTCCGCTTCGTGAAAGAGGAAACGACCTTTTTATACTTGCCACACATTTTGTAAAAACCTTTTGTGCCGAAAATAAATTGCCCTTAAAAACACTCGCGTCCGATGCTGTATCTAAATTGCGTGCATACTCTTTTCCGGGCAACATAAGGGAATTACGTTCCATTATTGAACTCGCAGTAACTTTAAGCGATGGCAACGAAATCCCCGGAAGTAATATAATTTTAGGGAACGATGATCTTTTGCCTGAAGTTATGGATGGCGAAGTTAGTTTGCGTGAATACAATTTGAGAATCGTTAAAAAATACCTCGAAAAATACGACAACAACATTAAACTGGTTGCTCAAAAACTTGACATTGGTACGGCTACCATTTACCGCATGTTAAAGGAGTAA
- a CDS encoding RagB/SusD family nutrient uptake outer membrane protein, protein MKIKTYSLLLIILLFSGVACTDLEEVWYDAVVPETFFKTEQDVKAALYRSFTHARWYVQEDRWQLQEMTADQFAITTKGPHWYNGGENYRYHYHQWTVNDGWIWGTWRGTLMGVALALDTKQDLEKLDYTTVGLTDQDKAAHVMQLQTLIAYFYLRGLDYFGGLPIFTSNEGENIPRSTDKETFDHIENLLLEAIPSLPKKVAGEKEEGAIRQAGAATMLAQLYFNAESYIGESKFAECATVCQDIIDGKYGDYTLDPTWNGVHGFYNNESPEVIWSAPSEFNKLQYDWMWNRFYHYETFKYFGLDGGAWNGHHLQPSRKPTGELYTEFKLGNPYEKFNDADLRKKPYLYKGGGKYEGMFLVGDQISPYGTSYGTQEYKDEVISFVDMVATFKKVGSDYPDVASLPSTMANGEENTGVRLVKVPMPNLADESLRWSADNTILRLAEVYYMLAECKFRAGDKESAASLINSVRARYFEEGNDPDPVSAANLDKYRFLDEWGVEFLAEGRRRTDLIRWNMFTTENWWDHEASNSNHLRRFPVPQDALSGNNALIQNPGYN, encoded by the coding sequence ATGAAAATTAAAACATATAGTTTATTACTCATCATTTTATTGTTTTCGGGTGTTGCCTGTACCGACCTGGAAGAGGTATGGTACGACGCAGTGGTACCTGAAACGTTCTTTAAAACAGAACAGGATGTAAAAGCCGCACTTTATCGCTCTTTTACACATGCCCGTTGGTATGTGCAGGAAGACAGGTGGCAGTTGCAGGAAATGACTGCCGACCAGTTTGCCATTACTACAAAAGGTCCTCACTGGTACAACGGTGGCGAAAATTACCGCTATCATTATCACCAGTGGACAGTAAACGACGGCTGGATTTGGGGAACATGGCGTGGTACACTGATGGGAGTTGCTTTGGCACTGGATACAAAACAGGATCTTGAAAAACTTGATTATACAACTGTTGGGCTTACCGATCAGGATAAAGCAGCACATGTAATGCAGTTACAGACATTAATCGCTTATTTTTACCTGCGTGGGCTCGATTATTTTGGTGGTCTGCCAATTTTTACTTCCAACGAAGGGGAAAACATTCCACGAAGTACCGATAAAGAAACTTTCGATCATATTGAAAATCTTTTGTTGGAAGCTATTCCAAGCTTACCTAAAAAAGTAGCCGGCGAAAAAGAAGAAGGAGCCATTCGTCAGGCCGGTGCTGCTACTATGCTGGCACAGTTGTACTTTAATGCTGAATCGTATATTGGCGAGAGCAAATTTGCCGAATGTGCCACCGTTTGTCAGGATATTATTGATGGAAAATATGGCGATTATACTTTAGATCCAACCTGGAATGGTGTTCATGGTTTTTACAACAACGAATCACCTGAAGTGATTTGGTCGGCACCATCGGAATTTAATAAACTGCAATACGATTGGATGTGGAATCGCTTTTACCATTACGAAACTTTTAAGTATTTCGGATTGGATGGCGGAGCCTGGAACGGACATCACCTTCAACCATCGCGGAAACCAACAGGAGAATTGTACACTGAGTTCAAACTCGGAAATCCATACGAGAAATTTAACGATGCAGATCTTCGAAAAAAACCTTATTTGTATAAAGGTGGTGGTAAATACGAAGGAATGTTTCTTGTGGGCGACCAGATAAGTCCTTACGGAACTTCATACGGAACACAGGAATACAAAGATGAAGTTATATCGTTTGTTGATATGGTAGCCACCTTTAAAAAGGTAGGTAGTGATTATCCTGATGTTGCTTCTTTGCCATCAACCATGGCAAACGGTGAAGAGAATACAGGTGTTCGTTTGGTAAAAGTACCAATGCCAAATTTAGCTGATGAATCGCTTCGCTGGAGTGCAGACAACACAATTCTTCGTTTGGCCGAAGTATATTATATGCTGGCAGAATGTAAATTCAGAGCAGGTGATAAGGAAAGTGCTGCAAGTCTTATAAATTCGGTAAGAGCACGTTATTTCGAAGAAGGAAATGATCCTGATCCGGTAAGTGCGGCGAATTTGGATAAATACCGTTTTCTGGATGAGTGGGGAGTTGAGTTTCTTGCTGAAGGAAGAAGACGGACTGATTTGATCCGCTGGAACATGTTTACTACCGAAAATTGGTGGGATCACGAAGCTTCTAATTCCAATCATCTTCGTCGTTTCCCTGTGCCGCAAGATGCCCTTTCAGGAAACAACGCATTAATTCAAAATCCGGGTTACAACTAA
- a CDS encoding RNA polymerase sigma-70 factor, translating into MPTKLENKLLERIRKGDVDAFRELYSEYFQRLYLFAQKFVEPELAKDFVQDCFLELWKNRSKLQINNSFSAYLFTVVKNKCFKHFQKEKARLNVQDDLLLRLKQEELNFFMYSEKSILEFEINDRIRKTIDKLPPKCAEVFNESRFNGLQNKEIAEKLEMSVKTVEMHISKALKLFRDEFKDMSIFLFSLFFRKNQN; encoded by the coding sequence ATGCCAACTAAACTAGAAAATAAGCTTCTTGAAAGAATCAGAAAAGGTGATGTGGACGCGTTCCGGGAACTGTATTCGGAATATTTTCAGCGACTGTATCTTTTTGCTCAAAAATTTGTCGAGCCGGAATTGGCAAAGGATTTTGTTCAGGATTGTTTTCTGGAACTCTGGAAGAACCGTTCAAAACTGCAAATAAACAATTCATTCTCAGCATATCTTTTTACTGTAGTAAAAAATAAATGTTTTAAACATTTTCAGAAAGAGAAGGCCCGATTAAATGTTCAGGACGACCTGCTTTTGCGTTTAAAACAGGAAGAACTAAATTTCTTTATGTATTCCGAAAAAAGTATTCTGGAATTTGAGATCAATGATCGCATCAGAAAAACCATTGACAAATTACCACCAAAATGTGCCGAAGTTTTTAACGAAAGTAGATTTAATGGCCTGCAAAATAAAGAAATAGCCGAAAAATTAGAGATGTCGGTTAAAACTGTAGAAATGCACATTTCAAAGGCTTTAAAGCTGTTTCGTGATGAATTTAAAGACATGTCAATTTTTCTTTTTTCGCTTTTTTTTAGAAAAAATCAAAACTGA
- a CDS encoding FecR family protein: MKNQKPENIEQAILHFIQGNANIDEHTLVLTWLEDHPEDRKKIFSEKDLWNAAGIDSAELKETERKQWQVLQQEIGSTPVKNLRFKEFLRIAAIVIFAIGIGWMSNSLLQNNILNRSVEMKSVESIRGQIKEIFLADGTHVWLNADSKLTFPSNFTAKTRNVELQGEAFFEVTSNEQNPFLVKTKNHTVKVTGTRFNICEYPEDKMIETTLVEGKVKIISGNFFQDLKPGQQSTFYTETAEITIGEKDFDIYTAWKEGRYEFRNESVSKIFKIMERWWDVEIEYSEAELKYEYISGVLRKHKPIKQHFEVINELIPIDYQIDNDNIVVKLK; the protein is encoded by the coding sequence ATGAAGAACCAGAAACCTGAAAATATAGAACAGGCGATATTGCATTTTATTCAAGGCAACGCAAATATCGATGAGCACACTTTGGTTTTAACGTGGCTCGAAGATCATCCTGAAGATCGTAAAAAGATTTTTAGTGAAAAGGATTTGTGGAATGCTGCAGGTATTGATTCGGCCGAATTAAAAGAAACAGAAAGAAAACAATGGCAGGTACTTCAGCAGGAAATTGGCAGTACTCCTGTAAAAAATCTTAGGTTTAAAGAATTTCTGCGGATAGCTGCCATCGTAATTTTTGCCATTGGTATTGGCTGGATGAGTAATTCACTGTTGCAAAATAACATATTGAATCGTAGTGTGGAAATGAAAAGTGTTGAGTCGATTAGAGGTCAGATAAAAGAAATATTTCTGGCAGACGGAACACACGTATGGTTAAATGCCGATTCAAAACTTACTTTTCCTTCGAACTTTACTGCAAAAACAAGAAATGTGGAATTACAGGGAGAAGCCTTTTTTGAAGTCACCTCAAACGAACAAAATCCATTTCTGGTAAAAACAAAAAACCACACAGTTAAAGTAACCGGTACCAGGTTTAATATTTGCGAATATCCGGAGGATAAAATGATAGAAACAACGCTGGTGGAAGGAAAAGTGAAAATAATATCCGGCAATTTTTTCCAGGATTTAAAACCGGGGCAGCAATCTACATTTTATACCGAAACGGCCGAAATAACTATTGGCGAAAAGGATTTTGATATATACACGGCGTGGAAAGAAGGAAGATACGAGTTTAGAAATGAATCGGTGTCGAAAATATTTAAAATTATGGAACGCTGGTGGGACGTTGAAATCGAATACTCCGAAGCAGAATTGAAATACGAATACATCTCAGGAGTTCTGAGAAAACATAAACCAATTAAACAACATTTTGAAGTTATCAATGAATTGATACCAATTGATTATCAGATTGATAACGATAATATTGTAGTGAAATTAAAGTAA
- a CDS encoding TonB-dependent receptor has translation MKLSLILFIAGMFNLSASVYSQTVRVNIELKNASLESVFQSIQDQTEFDIFYKNEHLPNNKTIDAIYANAKIDKVLDEVLTGTGLIYRVLNKDIVITKGNGSDSGRDELFQVQQMKTISGVVSDADGLPLPGVTIVVKGTTNGTITDFDGKYTITRVPGDATLQFSFVGMLTQEFQVGDQTSLNVTMQADAINVDEVVVVGYGTLEKKEVTSSITTVKSKDLIPGVSGNPLIGMQGKVTGLTIQSSNGTSPNAGTSVQLRGVASVLAGQGPLIVIDGVPGGSLTSVSREDIESIDVLKDASAGAIYGTRAAGGVILITTKQAKVGKIRLTYTSEFTTETIRRKPEVLSAEEFVANDLGTDYGSATDWYDEVTVDNPFRQRHHINLAGGSETSRIYATFIASDAQGIAIGDQRKEMGGRVNANFTLLDGFAEIIAHADYRKTSSDRSHNGIFNMALKLNPTQPAYDDTQVHGLNVWTGGWEYYNPVADIKLRDDQGQSNNFLGDVTLKLNLTQNLSTQAMIAHRSYENRDVLYYSAQHKESLDNARAGRGSQSYSQNNDKTFEWLVNYINQFGDHTINAVGGYSFQEFNGDGFDMTNYDFPVDGIKAWDMGKGTFLSEGKAGMGSYKNPRERLIAFFGRANYTFRDKYILSVSGRYEGSSKFYTDNRWGFFPAVSAGWRIGEESFMDNVDFVSDLKLRGGYGITGNQSFAPGVATRMYQSDTWWLVDDEWIYTYGSAHNQNKNLQWEEKKELNIGVDFGLFDNKLTGKFDMYDRTVDKMIYDISVSVPPAVHDKTTMNVGTMSNKGWEAELNYNAVNSSNWNYSTTLRISHNKSTLESLWGSQTYWDRVGFPAPGSPGNAVRLFPGQEIGKFYVWQFAGFTEEGNWMLYDKDGNAFDVTKQTKTNDDKAFVGNAIPKVQMSWNNTVRYKNWEVDAFFTSWLGHDIFNTIDMYYGLPNVEEQNVLAHAFEKNKNVTGEKELCDYWIEDGDFLKLKALTVRYRFDTSAISFLQNANVYVTGRDLFTITSYSGMDPESNINGLDPGFEWHNNIYPRTRTWTLGVQLTF, from the coding sequence ATGAAACTATCCTTAATCTTATTCATTGCCGGTATGTTTAATCTGTCGGCAAGCGTTTATTCCCAAACAGTCAGGGTTAACATCGAATTAAAAAATGCAAGTCTGGAATCGGTTTTTCAATCCATTCAGGATCAAACAGAATTTGATATTTTTTATAAAAACGAGCATTTACCTAATAATAAAACAATTGATGCCATTTATGCCAATGCCAAAATTGATAAAGTATTGGATGAAGTCTTAACCGGAACCGGCCTTATTTATCGTGTACTGAACAAAGACATTGTAATTACAAAAGGTAACGGATCTGATTCGGGCAGAGATGAGTTGTTTCAGGTACAGCAAATGAAAACCATTTCGGGAGTTGTTAGCGATGCAGATGGATTGCCACTGCCGGGAGTAACAATTGTTGTGAAAGGAACTACAAACGGTACAATTACCGATTTTGATGGTAAATATACCATTACCAGGGTGCCGGGTGATGCAACATTGCAATTTTCGTTTGTGGGAATGCTAACTCAGGAATTTCAGGTGGGCGACCAAACATCATTAAACGTAACAATGCAAGCCGATGCAATTAATGTGGACGAAGTTGTGGTTGTTGGTTACGGTACTTTGGAGAAAAAGGAAGTTACCAGTTCGATTACAACTGTAAAATCAAAAGACTTGATTCCGGGAGTTTCGGGTAATCCATTAATTGGTATGCAGGGAAAAGTTACGGGTTTAACCATTCAATCGAGTAATGGTACAAGTCCAAACGCGGGAACATCGGTACAATTACGTGGTGTGGCTTCGGTGCTTGCCGGACAAGGCCCGCTGATTGTTATCGACGGAGTGCCCGGAGGTAGTTTAACTTCGGTAAGCCGCGAAGATATTGAATCGATTGACGTATTGAAAGATGCGTCGGCTGGTGCAATTTATGGTACTCGTGCTGCTGGAGGTGTTATTTTAATTACTACCAAACAAGCAAAAGTGGGTAAAATCAGACTTACATATACTTCGGAGTTTACAACAGAAACCATTCGCAGAAAACCTGAAGTGCTTTCGGCAGAAGAGTTTGTAGCAAACGATTTGGGTACCGATTATGGTTCAGCAACCGACTGGTACGATGAAGTAACAGTGGATAATCCATTTCGTCAACGTCACCACATTAACCTGGCAGGTGGATCAGAAACTTCAAGAATTTATGCAACCTTTATTGCTTCAGATGCGCAAGGTATTGCCATTGGCGACCAACGCAAAGAAATGGGTGGCCGTGTAAATGCCAATTTTACACTATTGGATGGATTTGCTGAAATTATTGCCCATGCTGACTACCGCAAAACCAGTAGCGACCGTTCTCATAATGGAATTTTCAACATGGCTTTGAAATTAAATCCTACTCAACCTGCTTACGACGATACACAGGTGCATGGATTAAACGTATGGACCGGTGGTTGGGAATACTACAACCCGGTAGCCGATATTAAATTACGTGATGATCAGGGACAATCGAATAATTTTCTAGGCGACGTTACTTTGAAACTGAATTTAACGCAGAACCTGAGCACTCAGGCAATGATTGCACACCGTTCGTATGAAAACCGTGATGTGTTGTATTATTCTGCTCAACACAAAGAATCGTTGGATAATGCAAGAGCAGGCCGTGGCAGCCAGTCTTATTCGCAAAATAACGACAAAACATTCGAGTGGTTGGTGAACTACATTAACCAGTTTGGCGATCATACAATTAATGCGGTTGGTGGTTACAGTTTCCAAGAGTTTAACGGTGATGGATTTGACATGACCAACTACGATTTCCCGGTTGATGGAATTAAAGCCTGGGACATGGGAAAAGGAACTTTCCTTTCGGAAGGAAAAGCCGGAATGGGATCGTATAAAAATCCACGCGAACGTTTAATTGCATTCTTCGGAAGAGCTAACTATACTTTCCGCGACAAATACATTCTTTCGGTTAGTGGCCGATATGAAGGTTCATCGAAATTTTACACCGACAACCGTTGGGGATTTTTCCCTGCTGTTTCTGCCGGATGGCGAATTGGTGAAGAATCGTTTATGGACAATGTAGACTTTGTAAGCGATTTAAAATTACGAGGTGGTTATGGTATAACCGGTAACCAAAGTTTTGCACCGGGAGTTGCAACACGTATGTATCAATCGGATACATGGTGGCTGGTTGACGATGAATGGATTTATACCTACGGATCGGCACACAATCAAAACAAAAATTTACAATGGGAAGAGAAAAAGGAGCTAAATATTGGTGTTGACTTTGGCCTTTTCGATAACAAACTGACCGGTAAATTTGATATGTACGACAGAACCGTAGATAAAATGATTTACGATATTTCGGTTTCTGTTCCTCCTGCGGTACACGACAAAACCACAATGAATGTGGGAACCATGAGTAACAAAGGATGGGAAGCAGAGTTAAATTACAATGCTGTAAATTCAAGTAACTGGAATTATTCAACAACATTAAGAATATCGCATAATAAATCAACTCTGGAGTCGCTGTGGGGTAGTCAAACCTATTGGGATAGGGTAGGATTTCCTGCTCCGGGCTCTCCGGGTAATGCGGTTCGTTTGTTCCCCGGACAAGAAATTGGTAAGTTTTATGTGTGGCAATTTGCCGGATTTACTGAAGAAGGCAACTGGATGCTTTACGATAAAGACGGGAATGCTTTTGACGTAACCAAACAAACCAAAACCAACGACGATAAAGCTTTTGTTGGAAATGCAATTCCAAAAGTGCAAATGTCATGGAACAACACAGTTCGTTATAAAAACTGGGAAGTTGATGCCTTTTTTACCAGTTGGTTAGGACACGATATATTTAATACAATTGATATGTATTATGGCCTTCCGAATGTGGAAGAACAAAACGTACTTGCACATGCTTTTGAAAAGAATAAGAATGTTACGGGAGAAAAAGAATTGTGCGATTACTGGATTGAAGACGGAGATTTCCTTAAGTTGAAAGCATTAACAGTGCGCTACCGGTTTGATACTTCTGCAATCAGCTTCCTGCAAAATGCAAATGTATATGTAACCGGAAGAGATTTGTTTACCATTACATCTTACTCGGGAATGGATCCGGAATCGAACATCAACGGCCTTGATCCCGGTTTCGAATGGCACAATAATATCTATCCAAGAACACGTACCTGGACTTTGGGAGTACAATTAACTTTCTAA
- a CDS encoding ATP-binding protein: MKRSGIELNMIVLAILIVLAVGISGILVHRSLTDIVNSIHAEASTDFKLIIIKDISLDLLEIENSVELFALTRSNTNLKKYRDVNKRLNERLKLLAENKTETEEDASLIDSVQTLVNNKLKIWEEIKEINVEKNDPQPQFDELYTLLAQKDIDTVKVEVLVPPEKKKGFFKKIFGKKDTAVIRIDTSYVEVSPESEAIREEIEALETGLIMQEQRKNRRELKLIQQNILVTGKLNNLIAQIEEAERDALIHKNNEADRLATIIYKRLSSFSVVAVIMLFVVLLLFVRYLSKSRKVQKALKAAKQETEKLAQAKENFMANVSHEMRTPVNAIHGLTEQLLQEETNASVNQKLGILLTSSKHLKEVVNDTLDFSKIQANKLKISATDFAPENLIYEILAILKPEAEAKNIELLYRCEHTLPAVLLGDPFRLKQILINIIGNAIKFTEKGNVTLLVDYKRIGDDQFDMQFQIIDTGIGISEENLDSIFEDFVQIETDYTRKFRGTGLGLSIVKKLVELQNGEIGIKSVLNDGTSMFFHIPYKLGLLDNILQAVQHGVSVPAHVKALRILGVDDDEYNRYLLRIIFEKWGMISNYTEAKNGNEAVDLALSENFDLILMDLRMPDLNGMEASKIITRAKPQQKIIALATINSEAERTMCKNAGINYFLSKPYAESELLEIIETTHVNAKHNDADLSTFDLSELERLTNGDKTFMKEMIEVFIRTSQTGITNIKQALEQKKWEKISEEAHKIASPCKHIKADILYSKLKELEKNTEKLVRSNQITSLVLAVENDVNQINTALLSQIEAGNFSS, translated from the coding sequence ATGAAAAGATCGGGAATTGAACTAAATATGATTGTTTTGGCCATTCTAATTGTTCTTGCAGTTGGTATTTCCGGAATTCTTGTGCATCGCAGTTTAACCGATATTGTAAATTCCATTCATGCTGAAGCAAGCACCGATTTTAAGTTAATTATCATCAAGGACATATCTTTAGACTTGCTTGAGATTGAGAATAGTGTAGAACTTTTTGCCTTAACCCGGAGTAATACCAATCTGAAAAAATACCGGGATGTAAACAAACGTTTAAATGAACGTTTAAAACTTTTGGCTGAGAACAAAACCGAAACAGAAGAAGATGCATCATTAATCGATTCGGTGCAAACGTTGGTAAATAACAAACTAAAAATCTGGGAAGAGATTAAAGAGATCAATGTTGAAAAAAACGATCCGCAGCCGCAATTTGATGAACTCTACACTTTACTCGCCCAAAAAGATATTGATACTGTTAAGGTTGAAGTGTTGGTTCCACCTGAAAAAAAGAAGGGTTTTTTCAAAAAAATATTTGGTAAAAAAGATACAGCTGTTATCCGGATTGATACCAGTTATGTTGAGGTTTCTCCGGAGAGTGAAGCAATCAGGGAAGAAATTGAAGCTTTGGAGACCGGATTGATTATGCAGGAGCAACGTAAAAACAGGCGCGAATTAAAACTAATTCAGCAAAATATTCTGGTAACCGGGAAACTAAATAACCTGATTGCCCAAATCGAAGAAGCAGAACGTGACGCTTTAATTCATAAAAACAACGAAGCCGACAGGTTGGCTACAATAATCTATAAACGTCTTTCAAGCTTTTCGGTAGTGGCCGTAATAATGCTCTTTGTGGTATTATTGCTGTTTGTAAGGTATTTAAGCAAGTCGCGCAAAGTGCAAAAGGCATTAAAAGCAGCCAAGCAGGAAACCGAAAAACTGGCGCAGGCAAAAGAAAACTTTATGGCCAATGTGAGTCATGAAATGAGAACTCCGGTAAATGCCATTCATGGACTTACAGAGCAGTTGTTACAGGAGGAAACCAATGCAAGTGTGAATCAAAAGTTGGGTATTCTTTTAACCTCTTCAAAACATTTAAAGGAAGTGGTAAATGATACACTCGATTTTTCAAAAATACAGGCCAATAAATTAAAGATTTCCGCAACTGACTTTGCGCCCGAAAATTTGATTTATGAAATTCTGGCCATCTTAAAACCGGAAGCAGAAGCAAAAAACATCGAATTACTTTACCGCTGCGAACATACTCTGCCGGCTGTTTTGCTTGGCGATCCGTTTCGCTTAAAACAAATACTAATTAATATAATCGGAAACGCCATTAAGTTTACCGAAAAAGGGAATGTAACCTTGCTTGTTGATTATAAGCGAATTGGCGACGATCAGTTTGACATGCAATTTCAAATCATTGATACCGGAATTGGTATTTCGGAGGAAAACCTTGATTCGATTTTTGAAGATTTTGTGCAGATTGAAACCGATTATACCCGAAAATTCAGAGGAACAGGTTTGGGTTTATCAATCGTTAAAAAACTGGTTGAATTGCAAAATGGCGAAATTGGGATTAAAAGTGTTTTAAACGACGGCACCAGCATGTTCTTTCATATTCCTTATAAATTGGGATTGCTGGATAATATTTTACAGGCAGTACAACACGGAGTTTCTGTGCCGGCACATGTAAAAGCTTTGCGTATTTTAGGAGTTGACGACGATGAGTACAACCGTTATTTGCTTCGGATTATTTTTGAGAAGTGGGGAATGATTTCGAATTATACAGAAGCTAAAAATGGGAATGAAGCAGTTGATTTAGCCTTGTCCGAAAATTTTGACCTTATTTTGATGGATTTGCGCATGCCCGATTTAAATGGAATGGAAGCTTCCAAAATAATAACCCGAGCAAAACCTCAGCAGAAAATTATTGCACTTGCAACAATAAACAGCGAGGCCGAACGAACAATGTGTAAAAATGCCGGAATAAATTATTTCTTGTCGAAACCATACGCCGAATCGGAGCTGCTGGAAATTATAGAAACTACCCATGTAAATGCGAAGCACAATGATGCCGATTTGTCCACATTCGATTTAAGCGAATTGGAACGATTAACCAATGGTGACAAGACGTTTATGAAAGAAATGATCGAAGTTTTTATTCGTACCTCGCAAACCGGTATCACAAACATAAAACAGGCTTTGGAACAAAAAAAATGGGAAAAAATTTCGGAAGAAGCACATAAAATTGCTTCACCTTGTAAACACATAAAAGCCGATATTTTGTATTCTAAATTGAAGGAGCTGGAGAAGAATACCGAAAAGCTTGTTCGTTCAAATCAAATTACCAGCCTGGTTTTAGCGGTTGAAAACGATGTGAATCAAATAAATACAGCTTTGCTTTCTCAAATTGAGGCCGGAAATTTCAGCTCATAG